From one Sciurus carolinensis chromosome 9, mSciCar1.2, whole genome shotgun sequence genomic stretch:
- the Nrip1 gene encoding nuclear receptor-interacting protein 1, with the protein MTHGEELGSDVHQDSIVLTYLEGLLMHQAAGGSGTAVDKKSAGHNEEDQNFNISGNAFPTCQSNGPVVNTHTYQGSGMLHLKKARLLQSSEDWNAAKRKRLSDSIVNLNVKKEALLAGMVDNVPKGKQDSTLLASLLQSFSSRLQTVALSQQIRQSLKEQGYALSHDSLKVEKDLRCYGVASSHLKTLLKKNKAKDQKADTSLPDVTKNLIRDRFVESPHHVGQSGTKVMSEPLSCAARLQAVASMVEKRASPATSPKPSVACSQLALLLSSEAHLQQYSREHALKTQNANQAASERLAAMARLQENGQKDVGSFQISKGMSSHLNGQARTSSKLVASKSNATAFQNPMGIIPSSPKTPGYKNSLERNNIKQAANNSLLLHLLKSQTIPKPMNGHNQNERGSIFEDGSTPTTIDEYSDNNPSFTDDSSGDESSYSNCVPIDLSCKHRIEKPESDQPVSLDNLTQSLLNTWDPKVPDVDIKEDHDTSKNSKLNSHQKVTLLQLLLGHKNEENVEKNTTSPQGVHSDVTKFSTQNYTRTSVIESPSTNRTTPVSTPPLLPSTKAESPINLSQHSLVIKWNSPPYACSTQSEKVANTTSNHLMDLTKSKESQGEKPAHNEGAQNSATFSASKLLQNLAQCGMQSSMAVEEQRPSKQLLSVNTDKPMGMIDRLNSPLLSNKTTTVEENKAFSSQPAGSEPGLSGSEIENLLERRTVLQLLLGNPNKGKSEKKEKLPLRDESTQEHTERALSEQILMVKIKSEPCDDLNIHNTNVHLSHDAKSTPFLGMTPTMQRSAAALPMSEDFKAEPVSPQDFSFSKNGLLSRLLRQNQESYLADDLDKSHRNSELTPLESKNLCMVPKKRKLYTEPLENPFKKMKNNIVDAANNHSAPEVLYGSLLNQEELKFSRNDLEFKYPPGHGSANESEHRSWARESKSFNVLKQLLLSENCVRDLSPHRGNSVVDSKKKGHKNSVTNSKPEFSLSSLNGLMYSSTQPNSCMDNRTFSYPGMVKSPVSPPFPEHLGCVGSRPESGLLNGCSMPSEKGPIKWVITDVDKNEYEKDSPRLTKTNPILYYMLQKGGNSVTSRETQDKDIWREPSSAESVSQVTIKEELLPAAETKASFFNLRSPYNSHMGNNASHPHGANGEVYGLLGNVVTIKKESE; encoded by the coding sequence ATGACTCATGGAGAAGAGCTTGGCTCTGATGTGCATCAGGATTCTATTGTTTTAACTTACCTAGAAGGATTACTAATGCATCAGGCTGCAGGGGGATCAGGTACTGCTGTTGACAAAAAGTCTGCTGGGCACAATGAAGAAGATCAGAACTTTAACATTTCTGGCAATGCATTTCCCACCTGCCAAAGTAATGGTCCAGTTgtcaatacacacacataccaggGATCTGGCATGCTGCATCTCAAAAAAGCCAGACTGTTGCAGTCTTCTGAGGACTGGAATGCAGCAAAGCGGAAGAGGCTGTCTGATTCCATCGTAAATTTAAACGTAAAGAAGGAAGCTTTGCTAGCTGGCATGGTTGACAATGTGCCTAAAGGCAAACAGGACAGCACATTACTGGCCTCTTTGCTTCAGTCATTCAGCTCGAGGCTGCAGACTGTTGCTCTGTCACAACAAATTAGGCAGAGCCTCAAGGAGCAAGGATATGCCCTCAGTCATGATTCTTTAAAAGTAGAGAAGGATTTAAGGTGCTATGGTGTTGCATCAAGTCACCTAAaaactttattgaaaaaaaataaagctaaagaTCAAAAGGCAGATACCAGTCTTCCTGATGTAACTAAAAACCTCATCAGAGACAGGTTTGTAGAGTCACCTCATCATGTTGGACAGAGTGGAACAAAGGTCATGAGTGAGCCCTTGTCATGTGCTGCAAGATTACAAGCTGTTGCAAGCATGGTGGAAAAAAGAGCTAGTCCTGCCACCTCACCTAAACCTAGCGTTGCTTGCAGCCAATTAGCATTACTCCTCTCCAGTGAAGCCCACCTGCAGCAGTATTCTCGGGAACAtgctttaaaaacacaaaatgcaaATCAAGCAGCAAGTGAAAGACTTGCTGCTATGGCCAGATTACAAGAAAATGGCCAGAAGGATGTAGGCAGTTTCCAGATCTCAAAAGGAATGTCAAGCCATCTCAATGGTCAGGCACGAACATCAAGCAAATTAGTGGCTAGCAAAAGTAATGCTACTGCATTTCAAAATCCAATGGGTATTATTCCTTCTTCCCCTAAAACTCCAGGCTATAAGAACTCACTGGAAAGAAACAACATAAAACAAGCTGCTAATAATAGTTTGCTTTTACATCTTCTTAAAAGCCAGACCATACCTAAGCCAATGAATGGACATAATCAGAATGAGAGGGGAAGCATTTTTGAGGATGGTAGTACTCCTACAACTATAGATGAGTATTCAGACAACAATCCTAGTTTTACAGATGACAGCAGCGGTGATGAAAGTTCTTATTCCAACTGTGTTCCCATAGACTTGTCTTGCAAACACCGCATCGAAAAACCAGAATCTGACCAGCCTGTTTCTCTTGATAATTTGACTCAGTCCTTGCTAAACACTTGGGATCCGAAAGTCCCTGATGTAGACATCAAAGAAGATCATGATACCTCAAAGAATTCTAAGCTAAATTCACACCAGAAAGTAACGCTTCTTCAATTGCTACTGggacataaaaatgaagaaaatgtagaaaaaaacaCCACCAGCCCTCAGGGAGTACACAGTGATGTGACAAAGTTCAGTACTCAGAATTATACAAGGACTTCTGTAATAGAAAGCCCCAGTACAAATAGGACTACGCCAGTGAGCACTCCACCGTTACTTCCTTCGACCAAAGCAGAGTCTCCCATCAATCTTTCTCAACATTCTCTGGTCATCAAATGGAATTCTCCACCATATGCCTGCAGTACTCAGTCTGAAAAGGTGGCAAATACCACCTCTAACCACTTGATGGACCTTACAAAAAGCAAAGAATCGCAAGGGGAGAAACCAGCCCACAATGAAGGTGCGCAAAATTCTGCAACTTTTAGTGCCAGTAAACTATTACAAAATTTGGCACAATGTGGAATGCAGTCTTCCATGGCAGTGGAAGAGCAGAGACCCAGCAAGCAGTTGTTAAGTGTAAACACAGATAAACCTATGGGTATGATTGATAGACTAAATAGCCCTTTGCTGTCAAATAAAACAACTACAGTTGAGGAAAATAAGGCATTCAGTAGTCAACCAGCAGGTTCGGAACCAGGACTTTCTGgttctgaaatagaaaatctgcTAGAAAGACGCACTGTTCTCCAGTTGCTTCTGGGAAATCCCAACAAAGGTaagagtgaaaagaaagaaaaacttcctTTGAGAGATGAAAGTACTCAGGAACATACAGAGAGAGCTTTAAGTGAACAGATATTGATGGTGAAAATAAAATCTGAGCCTTGTGATGACTTAAATATCCATAATACAAATGTGCACTTGAGCCATGATGCAAAGAGCACCCCGTTCTTAGGTATGACTCCCACCATGCAGAGAAGCGCAGCTGCCTTACCAATGTCTGAGGACTTTAAAGCAGAGCCTGTTTCACCTCAGGATTTTTCTTTCTCGAAGAATGGTCTGTTAAGCCGATTGCTGAGACAGAATCAAGAGAGTTACCTGGCAGATGATCTGGACAAGAGTCACAGAAATAGTGAACTGACACCACTAGAGTCAAAGAATCTTTGCATGGTCCCtaagaaaaggaaactttataCTGAGCCATtagaaaatccatttaaaaaaatgaaaaataacattgtTGATGCTGCAAATAATCACAGTGCTCCAGAAGTACTGTATGGGTCCTTGCTTAACCAGGAGGAGCTGAAATTTAGCAGAAATGATCTTGAATTTAAATATCCTCCTGGTCATGGTTCAGCCAACGAAAGTGAACACAGGAGTTGGGCCAGAGAGAGTAAAAGCTTCAATGTTCTGAAACAGCTGCTTCTCTCAGAAAACTGTGTGCGAGACTTGTCCCCACACAGGGGTAACTCTGTGGTTGACAGTAAAAAGAAAGGACACAAAAACAGTGTGACCAATAGCAAACCTGAATTCAGCCTTTCTTCTTTAAATGGACTGATGTATAGTTCCACTCAGCCCAACAGTTGCATGGACAACAGGACATTTTCATACCCAGGAATGGTAAAATCTCCTGTGAGCCCTCCTTTCCCTGAGCACTTGGGCTGTGTGGGGTCTAGACCAGAATCCGGGCTTTTGAATGGGTGTTCCATGCCCAGTGAGAAGGGACCCATTAAGTGGGTTATCACAGATGTGGATAAGAATGAGTATGAAAAAGACTCTCCAAGACTGACCAAAACTAACCCAATACTGTATTACATGCTCCAGAAAGGAGGCAATTCTGTTACCAGCCGAGAAACACAGGACAAGGACATATGGAGGGAGCCTTCCTCTGCTGAAAGTGTCTCACAGGTTACAATCAAAGAAGAGTTACTTCCTGCTGCAGAAACTaaagcttctttttttaatttaagaagcCCTTACAATAGCCATATGGGAAATAATGCTTCTCACCCACACGGCGCAAATGGAGAGGTGTATGGACTTCTGGGAAATGTGgtaacaataaaaaaggaatcagAATAA